In Methanosarcina barkeri MS, a single window of DNA contains:
- a CDS encoding C39 family peptidase, translating to MKTRKFVDMSKLTLKALLSLGILAISLSSIAFAETNTSPISTNEQIPITLNIDQADEITTFYLEELSGIIPELSDWKDASTEPDITFYDLEGNITAYAFDVMKNNQYDGYIIASATKDKYPILEFSKGKLPSKISTMTKKSQLKVAKYASENKLSIEKSTPIYEGATFYYTEYNLQDSKNMVKKKVIVDLVTSKIISEDAENISAITGKVETVESDEIEEAWNDLENRMEGKSAGGKTVVITATSKAISNVPYYSANTAGCAPAAGAMVLGYWDTHGYPNIPSGNTLISELATAMGTYHGSTNPSTVDDGIETVCSNHGYTNFNAITYSGTMYMSNVVSEINANRPFVLGMYGAGTRVGGSTDYGDHGVTCMGYYYQGTTQYLKLHDGWDTSAPHYITYGNWDSAIPVWVRP from the coding sequence ATGAAAACAAGAAAATTTGTTGATATGAGTAAATTAACGCTAAAGGCACTACTATCATTAGGAATTCTTGCGATAAGTTTAAGTTCTATTGCTTTTGCAGAAACAAACACATCTCCAATTAGTACCAATGAGCAGATACCTATAACCTTGAATATAGATCAGGCAGACGAAATTACTACTTTTTATCTGGAAGAACTCTCTGGAATAATACCTGAGCTATCTGATTGGAAAGACGCAAGTACTGAACCTGACATTACATTTTATGATCTAGAGGGGAACATCACAGCATATGCATTTGACGTAATGAAAAACAATCAATATGATGGCTATATAATTGCGTCTGCCACGAAAGACAAGTATCCAATTCTCGAATTTTCAAAAGGGAAACTTCCATCTAAAATTTCTACAATGACCAAGAAGTCGCAACTTAAAGTAGCAAAATATGCAAGTGAAAATAAATTGAGTATTGAGAAAAGCACACCAATCTATGAGGGTGCAACATTCTACTATACAGAATATAATCTTCAAGACAGTAAAAATATGGTTAAAAAGAAGGTTATTGTAGATCTCGTTACATCAAAGATAATAAGTGAGGATGCTGAAAATATTTCTGCCATCACAGGTAAAGTAGAAACAGTTGAGAGCGACGAAATAGAAGAAGCTTGGAATGATTTGGAAAACAGAATGGAAGGGAAAAGCGCTGGAGGAAAAACTGTAGTAATTACAGCGACTAGTAAAGCCATTTCTAATGTTCCTTATTATTCCGCCAATACTGCTGGCTGCGCTCCAGCTGCAGGTGCTATGGTTCTAGGATATTGGGATACACATGGATATCCAAATATCCCAAGCGGTAACACCCTCATCTCGGAATTAGCAACGGCAATGGGCACTTATCACGGTAGTACAAACCCATCTACTGTGGATGATGGAATAGAAACAGTTTGTAGTAACCATGGTTATACCAACTTTAATGCCATAACATATAGCGGTACTATGTACATGAGTAATGTTGTATCAGAAATCAATGCAAATAGACCGTTTGTCCTGGGTATGTATGGCGCCGGAACTAGAGTTGGAGGCTCAACTGATTATGGTGATCATGGCGTTACATGTATGGGTTATTATTATCAAGGGACTACTCAGTATTTAAAACTTCACGATGGTTGGGATACAAGTGCACCTCATTACATTACCTATGGCAATTGGGACAGCGCAATACCAGTATGGGTAAGACCTTAA
- the ppcA gene encoding phosphoenolpyruvate carboxylase, with amino-acid sequence MSRKTVFPKVMCTQHPDSASKYIATQEEPEEAIEAAQIFGCDEYMPDYEGKATPYHQNVQIVSKFIEETDLIPGKDIFITPRAPSAVQENRFRQLMVMMSIAEANHNALEYSDVQAINEFVHPMTDSVREIIGAQQHMVDVSELAKKEFGFSMEVPRIIPLIEDAPALLHAKELAENTILAWKGHFGTVPEKFRVFLGKSDSALSFGHIASTLSCKYAINGICELNSELGTQTGIIFGAGTLPFRGHLDLKNAENFFREYQGVGTITLQSALRYSHKKGDAESLVKLAKARLPETPELFSVEEKEEIINLIGIFGASYSRIIRQLAPTINQIADLLPQQRDRLMHKGTGGYSRSAPDISGLVNLCRTDIGKELEASMPSEDLQLPRAIKFTGALYSIGLPPEFIGTGRALEEAREKLGEAACENLLTKYFPSLAGDLKFASGYLDLNVASRFLSSECLKEVRKDFDILHETFDLETSPEPSYRILVEMMQPDLLQAGSKGNCMDEEVSQLVCSTLTKMGKIRKALG; translated from the coding sequence ATGAGTAGAAAAACCGTTTTTCCAAAAGTAATGTGTACCCAGCATCCGGACTCGGCGTCAAAATATATTGCAACGCAGGAAGAGCCGGAAGAAGCTATAGAGGCTGCACAGATATTCGGCTGTGATGAGTACATGCCGGATTATGAAGGGAAGGCAACTCCCTACCATCAGAATGTCCAGATTGTATCAAAATTCATAGAAGAAACAGACCTGATCCCAGGAAAAGATATTTTTATCACTCCTCGAGCTCCGAGTGCGGTTCAGGAAAACCGGTTCAGGCAGCTCATGGTTATGATGTCAATTGCTGAGGCTAATCACAATGCTCTTGAATACTCGGATGTTCAGGCAATCAATGAGTTTGTGCACCCCATGACAGACAGCGTCAGGGAAATTATTGGAGCTCAACAGCATATGGTAGACGTAAGTGAGCTTGCAAAAAAGGAATTCGGTTTCTCAATGGAAGTCCCTCGTATAATTCCTCTCATAGAAGATGCTCCTGCGCTGCTGCATGCAAAAGAACTTGCAGAAAATACGATTCTTGCCTGGAAAGGACACTTCGGGACAGTTCCTGAGAAATTCAGGGTGTTTCTGGGTAAATCCGACTCTGCTCTCTCTTTTGGGCACATTGCAAGCACGCTTTCATGCAAATACGCAATAAACGGGATCTGCGAACTAAATTCCGAACTTGGCACTCAAACTGGCATTATATTCGGAGCAGGAACACTGCCTTTTAGAGGACATCTTGACCTGAAGAATGCAGAGAATTTTTTCAGGGAATACCAGGGAGTAGGGACCATTACTCTCCAGTCCGCGCTCAGGTACAGCCATAAAAAAGGGGACGCTGAATCTCTGGTAAAACTTGCAAAGGCCAGGCTGCCTGAAACGCCTGAACTCTTTTCCGTCGAAGAAAAAGAAGAAATAATAAACCTTATTGGGATATTTGGGGCAAGCTACAGCAGGATTATCAGGCAACTGGCTCCTACGATAAACCAGATAGCTGACCTTCTTCCACAGCAGCGGGATCGTCTTATGCACAAAGGTACAGGTGGCTATTCAAGAAGTGCTCCTGATATCTCAGGCCTGGTTAACCTCTGCCGTACCGATATAGGAAAAGAGCTTGAAGCCAGTATGCCTTCTGAAGACCTTCAGCTTCCAAGGGCAATCAAGTTTACAGGCGCTCTTTATTCCATAGGCCTGCCTCCGGAATTCATAGGGACAGGTCGTGCTCTTGAAGAAGCCCGGGAAAAACTCGGAGAAGCTGCCTGTGAAAACTTGCTTACAAAATACTTCCCCTCCCTTGCAGGTGACCTGAAGTTTGCATCAGGATATCTGGATCTCAATGTAGCTTCCCGCTTCCTATCAAGTGAATGTCTGAAGGAAGTCCGCAAAGATTTCGATATCCTGCATGAGACCTTTGATCTTGAAACCAGCCCAGAACCTTCATACCGCATCTTGGTAGAAATGATGCAGCCTGACCTCCTGCAGGCAGGAAGTAAAGGAAATTGTATGGACGAGGAAGTTTCCCAGCTTGTATGCTCGACACTCACAAAAATGGGAAAAATAAGAAAGGCACTCGGTTAA
- a CDS encoding winged helix-turn-helix transcriptional regulator, protein MFTNIKLEKKLIFCLLFFLLVTTARATEYTVSPFPSDQSGASINGEKVVELEVTEIPYWQFLLWLAAMQILSIIDVILYFTKLIFVILGFRVADHPITIGTLKRKHIYAFIKACPGTCISEIASDMSLSRGNLRYHLNILKAENLIESRSDCGKIRYFQNNSTYGEEEKLVISVLQNEMTRKILYNILKEECNTNGDLARTTGISKGAITWYMKQLNESGLVKEDRIGKSTIYSINPVYRDEIEKHI, encoded by the coding sequence ATGTTTACCAACATTAAGCTTGAAAAAAAGCTTATCTTCTGTTTGCTATTTTTTCTATTAGTAACAACAGCCAGAGCTACGGAATATACTGTAAGCCCTTTTCCGAGCGATCAGTCTGGAGCTTCAATTAACGGAGAAAAAGTAGTTGAACTTGAAGTTACTGAGATACCTTACTGGCAGTTTTTGCTCTGGTTAGCTGCGATGCAAATCTTATCAATAATAGACGTAATTCTGTACTTTACAAAGCTCATTTTCGTAATACTCGGATTTCGAGTTGCGGACCATCCAATTACTATTGGGACTCTAAAGAGAAAGCACATATATGCTTTCATCAAAGCCTGTCCAGGGACGTGTATCAGCGAGATTGCAAGCGATATGAGCCTGAGTAGGGGAAATCTTCGCTATCATCTCAATATTCTCAAAGCAGAAAATCTGATAGAATCCCGCAGTGATTGCGGAAAGATCCGGTATTTCCAGAATAATTCTACATACGGTGAGGAAGAAAAACTGGTTATTTCCGTTCTTCAAAATGAGATGACCCGAAAGATACTATATAATATATTAAAGGAAGAATGCAACACCAACGGAGATCTTGCCCGGACAACAGGAATTTCTAAAGGTGCAATTACCTGGTATATGAAGCAGTTGAATGAGTCAGGCCTTGTTAAAGAAGATCGGATAGGAAAGAGTACAATATACAGTATAAATCCTGTTTATCGGGATGAAATTGAAAAACATATTTGA
- a CDS encoding right-handed parallel beta-helix repeat-containing protein: MSLSQINIKIILVFSLVFAISALYVFYSENSEKNSGDFLDNSNNSIITNVYSGDSIQQAINNTSSGGTVTVDSGLYKENLVVDKSLIIISQPGETTEAIIQAADPEKDVFHITADNVTISGFNITGSHGKAGIYYSGSDGNINENKLSYNNYGVYLNNSNRDILENNEVNNNSFGIYLKNSNNNQLKSNNVSGVGIFVGLENNATGIYLEDSDTNKLMRNTISKLWDGVNFTESSNNELNNNSILHNYFSLSLVNSNNNKVLNNTIVRRGYSYSVVLADSQNNTVKGNNKDLNTELKICYSFKSTNNTLEGELYTSKGE, from the coding sequence ATGTCCCTCTCACAAATTAATATAAAGATAATACTTGTTTTTTCTTTAGTCTTTGCTATTTCAGCTCTATATGTATTTTATTCAGAAAATAGCGAAAAAAATTCAGGTGATTTTCTCGATAATAGCAATAACTCAATAATAACTAACGTGTACTCAGGAGATTCTATACAGCAAGCAATAAACAATACCAGTTCGGGAGGCACTGTTACTGTTGATTCAGGATTATACAAAGAGAATCTGGTTGTTGATAAATCTTTAATTATAATATCGCAGCCAGGAGAAACGACTGAAGCTATTATTCAAGCTGCAGACCCAGAAAAAGACGTATTCCACATAACTGCGGATAATGTGACGATTAGCGGCTTCAATATAACTGGGTCACATGGTAAAGCCGGCATCTATTATAGTGGGTCTGATGGTAACATAAATGAAAATAAATTAAGTTATAATAACTATGGAGTTTACCTTAACAATTCAAACAGGGATATCCTGGAAAATAATGAAGTAAATAACAACTCATTTGGAATCTATCTAAAAAATTCTAACAATAACCAATTAAAAAGCAACAATGTCTCAGGAGTTGGGATATTTGTTGGGTTAGAAAATAATGCAACAGGAATTTATCTTGAAGACTCAGACACCAATAAATTAATGAGGAACACCATATCAAAGTTATGGGATGGTGTGAACTTCACCGAATCGTCTAATAATGAGTTAAATAATAATTCGATTTTACATAACTACTTCAGCCTTAGTCTTGTTAACTCAAATAATAATAAAGTTTTGAATAACACTATTGTGAGACGTGGATATTCATATTCAGTTGTTCTTGCCGATTCTCAAAATAATACGGTAAAAGGCAACAATAAAGATTTGAATACTGAGCTCAAAATATGTTATAGTTTTAAAAGCACAAACAATACACTAGAAGGAGAACTTTATACCTCAAAAGGGGAATGA
- a CDS encoding pre-peptidase C-terminal domain-containing protein, whose amino-acid sequence MKSCNVLILCVIIGLMTIPAVSAEKVYSENSNSEVILNSTGENYIVSPWIENSFDIENSLLSILSTQSISQGQTITHNVNIGSGVNYLEVDLNWGDTSDSLTLSVYTPSGSKLGTYHDSSDGSVNGRIHFSIDPSQGYVQQGTWKFKVYGESVSGTQSYTFGVALH is encoded by the coding sequence ATGAAATCCTGTAATGTGTTGATTTTATGCGTTATTATAGGATTGATGACTATTCCTGCGGTTTCTGCCGAAAAAGTATACTCAGAAAACTCGAATAGTGAAGTTATTTTAAATTCTACTGGGGAAAATTACATTGTTAGCCCCTGGATAGAAAATTCTTTTGATATAGAGAATTCCCTTCTTTCGATATTGTCAACTCAGTCCATAAGCCAGGGACAGACTATAACTCACAATGTAAACATAGGTTCAGGAGTGAATTATCTTGAAGTGGACTTGAACTGGGGAGATACTAGTGATTCCCTAACTCTTAGTGTTTATACCCCCTCTGGAAGCAAACTCGGAACTTACCACGATAGCTCTGATGGAAGCGTAAATGGTAGAATACATTTCAGTATAGATCCTTCCCAGGGATACGTGCAACAGGGAACTTGGAAGTTCAAGGTCTATGGGGAATCAGTTAGTGGAACACAGAGCTACACATTTGGTGTCGCATTGCATTAA
- a CDS encoding winged helix-turn-helix transcriptional regulator, producing MEHRATHLVSHCINYRRLCLLCFLFLFSILTAEATEYTVSPFPSDKFGESVAGEDVQIVEDTVIPYWQFLLWLAAMQILSIIDVILYFTKLIFVVLGFKIIDTENVLDNSNRSSIYTYIKTKPGACIGEIVEKTGLGRGKVRHHITILEVQNKIEVHNDGGKIRYFENNSTYDEEEIKIISALQNITNQRIVSEIQNGKCNTNSALAHEIGVSRATISWYMRTLKEVELINEERKGKNIIYRINPSYENLIEKYG from the coding sequence GTGGAACACAGAGCTACACATTTGGTGTCGCATTGCATTAATTATAGGAGACTCTGCCTCCTTTGCTTTTTATTTTTATTTTCAATATTGACAGCTGAAGCTACGGAATATACTGTAAGTCCTTTCCCGAGCGACAAATTCGGGGAGTCCGTAGCCGGAGAAGATGTACAGATAGTAGAAGATACTGTTATACCTTACTGGCAGTTTTTGCTCTGGCTAGCTGCGATGCAAATCTTATCAATAATAGACGTAATTCTGTACTTTACAAAACTCATTTTCGTGGTACTAGGATTCAAAATTATAGATACAGAAAATGTACTAGATAATTCTAATCGGTCCAGTATCTATACGTATATCAAGACTAAACCGGGAGCATGCATTGGTGAAATTGTAGAAAAAACAGGCTTAGGCAGAGGAAAAGTAAGGCATCATATAACTATTCTGGAAGTTCAGAACAAAATTGAAGTCCATAACGATGGCGGAAAGATTAGGTATTTCGAAAATAATTCCACTTATGATGAAGAAGAAATAAAAATTATTTCTGCTCTTCAAAACATAACAAATCAAAGAATAGTTTCAGAAATACAAAATGGGAAGTGTAATACAAACTCAGCTCTTGCACATGAAATTGGAGTTTCCAGAGCTACAATTAGCTGGTATATGAGAACTCTTAAAGAAGTAGAACTCATAAATGAAGAAAGAAAAGGAAAAAACATCATTTATAGAATAAACCCTTCTTATGAAAATTTAATTGAAAAATATGGATAA